A segment of the Lycium barbarum isolate Lr01 chromosome 7, ASM1917538v2, whole genome shotgun sequence genome:
ttgaattaaaatcctccatttatgttagtttgtgtacctgcaaccattagcaaacagttagtgtaaaacaaatccttcacattctcctcccaaaggatttgagtgtgaggacctcattttctcccaccttccccctatattcagtctccttaacatgatctaattcttagacagggcagctgtaatttgtcactgttcacaattcttttacagtggctctccatgtcatgaaaggaattgaattgtatgtcccctgtgtccaaagctaaattagccaagtgatctgctaatttgtttccttccctataaatatgctctatcaccaccactttttcctcacttattctccaaatttcttccaccatagtaatgatttgccaaggaattttccatgtcctttgaatagagttcttcagcaaaagtgaatctgtctctatccttatttgatcccattgactgtcttttaaatacctgagagcctgtaaaatggctagggcctctgcctcggtgttggtgcttgaagatcctctatttctctggcctgtgcttgtatcacatctcccctttcatcccttacacaaaaggcccatgaactcctacccgggtttcctcttgaggctccatcagtattgacttttatccatccaatatctggagttctccaagtcactggtgttactcttatctttggagaatatctctgtaatgcctcaacaatcacactccaattatatggtgcatacctaaaatttctccttctcaccttcatgaattgaatcaaagtatgcatcacctggtaaatgagttttgtgattgacaccttcccttcatgtctcatagtgtttctcctcttccagagttcccaaataataatagcagGGATAGCTTGGTTGATACATTTGGCATGTAGTCTACTAGGCATATCCCACCATCTGTTAATTATTTGGGTAACTTGCAAATTCTCAGTATTTATTCCCACTGGTCCACAAAAATACTTCCAGATGGCTTGAGCTGTTGGTGAGTGTAAAAAGACATGGGAGGTATCTTCCACTTTTGGATGTTGACAACAATAGCATCTGGAAGGGAATTGGTGTCCCCATTTCTTCAACTTATCATCCAATGGTAGCTTGAACTTCCAAAATCTCCACATAAAAAAAGATATCTTTATTGGTAGTCCTTTGATCCACATCTGCTTATAAAAATTACTGGGGTCTTTTCTTTGTCTGAGCAATTGAAATGCAGACCCAACTGTGAATTTCCCCCTCGAATCTAATTTCCAGAAAGCCTTATCTGCTTGGCCATTTTCATTTGGTGGATTAATGTGCTGCACAATATGGTCTGCTAGATCCTCAGGAAGGATTCTTCTTAGCAACTGTTCATCCCATTGCCCCACTTCTGCAGTTTCTTTTACAAGGATGATTGTGGGATcacactcaaaatctggtggagtaatatggtatagggctcccagtcctgtccaattatcaaaccaaaaataagaattaccttgttgaagcttccaccatatctcatgttccatctcatctcggtatttaatcatcttcttccataCATAAGTACCTAATCCGCTAGGGGCTATCACAGCATGAAACTTCTTTAAGTACTTATTACTCATGAAAGTTCtccataaggattgtttggttctcatgttccaccacagtttagcaaagagggctttagatatatcttgtaggcttctaaaccccatgccaccttcttcttgtgggtgacataaggttgtccaAGTTGCCCAATGCTTACTTGAATTTCCCACAGAGTTGCTCCAAAAGAACTTAGCAAACAATCTATGAATCTGAGCAAGTATAGCACTAGGAGGGTCACAAGCGGATAGTAGGTGTATAGGCATGCTCTGTAAAACATGTTTAATCAGTGTTGTCCTTCCTCCAATAGATAACAGCTTACCAGTCCATGAGCTCAGTCTATTCTGAATCTTTTCTATTATCTCCTTGTAGTGAATGTTCCTTCTTCTCCCATAGTAGATTGGTACACCCAAATAAGTGAATGGAAAATCCTTTTTAGGAATCTGGGTGACAGAAAATACCAGCTCCTTAATGTTATGAGATGTcaaatgatgcatataaacaacacttttctgcttgttgatcttctgaccactcaccttctcataattactcaaagtcttcatcactaatctcatagactgttcattagcagaggtgaaaatgatagtatcatctgcatatgccaaatgattgacatatggactccattttggcatcccaTATTCCTTGTACTCATCCTCAGTATGCAGTGTATTGAGAGCCCTAGACAAACATTCTGCAGCCAAAATGAATAAAGTAGGGGGCAGTGgatctccttgctttactcctctagatgatttgaagaatccatgaggttgcccattaatcagaatggaataccaattatttgagataactctaaacaccagatcaatagtaaattcaccaaaccccattctcctcaggactttagttagaaataaccatgatactctgtcataagccttttccatGTCAAGCTTAATGACAACATTTGCAGGCTTTCCTCTAATCCTAATATCATGTACAATTTCCTGAGCCAACAGAATGTTTTCTACAATACTCCTGCCTTTAACAAATCCTGATTGCTGAGGTGAAATGATCTCAGGTAGCAGATATATCAGTCTTTCATGAATGATTCTTGAAATAACTTTGCTAGTGATGTTACTCAAGCTGATTggcctcatatcagaaaatgtattaatttctttcttctttggtatcaaaaccaaattggtacaagttacataccttgggagttcatgcccacagaagAATGATCTCACCATGGTCACCAAGTCATTTGCAATAATTTCCCAACAAGCTTGGAAAAATCTTCCTGTGAAACCATCAGGACCCCCTGCACTGTCTCCATTTAAACCAAAAACTGCTCTTTTCACCTCTGCTTCATCTGGCATTTCATagagttgttgattttgttcttcTGTAACCATTTTAGGAATCTTATCAAGCATAGAGAAATCTGTAGGGATATTTTCCTCTTTGAATTGGTCTGAGAAAAATCTGATTGCTTCCTGTGCAATCTCCTCTTCAGTGTCCAGCCATGTACCTGTATGATCTTGAATTCTCTGTAATTGTAGCTTTCTTCCCTTTCCATTGACATGAGCATGAAAGAATTTTGTGTTCCTATCTCCATCCTGAAACCACTGCATCcctgctttttgtctccaaaatgtTTCTTCAATAGCATAAAACCTGATCAGATCAGCTTGTACTTTTTGTAGCCTTTCCCTGTTAAGCCCTGTAGGATTCTGTTCAAATTCTTGCTCATGCACATGCACCACTTCCTCCAGAGTTGCAatttgcttgaagatatcaccATAAGTGTCCCTACTCCACTTAGAGAGAGCTCTTCCCACCTTTTTTAACTTATTATGAAAGTTAAAGAAGGGGTCTGAGCCATAAGATTCcacccaattttttttattacatctagaaaagattcatgctccacccaaaaattaagaaacctgAAAGATTTCCTAATTGGTCTACTATCTGCTCTCATATTTACCAGCAAGGGGGAGTGGTCAGAACCTTGTTTAATGAGATGCTCTACCTCCAAATTAGGAAAACAATTCTGCAAAGCCTGATTTCCCAAACATCTGTCCAGTCTTTTAAATATACAAGCCTCATCCgatctcccattccaccatgtgaacaTACTTCCAGTAAAACCAAGATCCATCAGTTGGCAAATGTCTATACATTGTCTAAAATCCTCTGTTTCTGCAAACTGTACAGGAAGACCCCCAAATTTCTCAATGTCATctgtaatgacattaaaatccccacCCACAAGCCATGGGATGGTGATGTGTGAAGACATGTCATATAGATCCTCCCATAGAGCTATTCTCCCACTTCTATCAGTACTCGCATAAACAACTGTAAGCACCAACTCTTGCCCATCACCCAAATGAGTGAATCTACAGGATAACAGTTGTTCTGTATCTCTCATTATTTCTACTTAAATTTCTGCATCCACAAAAATCCAAATCTTCCCATTCACATTATGCCATGATGTCCCCATATTTAACCACAATTTGTACATGTCAATATGTCTAACATGCTGGAAAGGCTCTAGTAAGGCAACATAATTAAAATGTTTCTGTCTATGCAATAGTACTACCCTCTCAAAGGCCTGTTGAGTGTTTATAGACCTTATATTCCATATTAATGAGCTATTCATTGAGAAACTCCTTTAGAACATGTCATCCTTGTTTGTACTCCTCCCACTGTCTTGGGAGGAACACTTTTATCTCTTGGCTTGTGACCTTTTTTAGTTTTTGTCAAGTGTTTAGGGGAAATATCTCCTTTATTGTTGCCCTCCATTAAATCAGAACTAATAGTTTCACCTGTTTCCTCCTCTCCAATATCTATtttattctgattcacttcttctTGTGTTGTGTTTTCATGATCTTTGGCTACCAGTTGATATTTATGATTTCCTGAAATTGCCTGCATTTCTATGGTTGTATCTCTGTTGTTTTGATCTCTCTGATCCCTTGCTTGTGTTTCCCtttcattattttgttccttatttgcAGATGATGTTGTATCTCCTTCACCCATATTGTTTGTATCAGGAGGCTCTTCCGGTAAGTCCTTCATTTGATCCACTTGTTGTCTAGCTGATTCCACTTGCTGATATGAGCTTGAATTAACACTGTCATGTACTTCTATGGGTTGAAGTACGTCTTGGCCTTCAGTAATCTGTTTGTTATCATCTTCTTTTTTGTTATCATTTTCCACGATATCTGTAATTGTTCTTTCTGAATCTTGTATGGCTATCTCCTCTGACTGATTATCCCCTACCCCTTTCTCCTTCTTATTATCTTGCTCTTGTCTGCTATCTATCTTTCCCTGCTCTTTCATAACTTTGTTATTTTCTGTTTGTTTCCCAAAGGCAGCATCCACCCATGGCCTAGCTGTCTCTTTAACAGGATTACTACTATGTGTGCTTCCTTCTTGTGATTCATTTTGTTTTTCATGTTCCTCCTCCAAGTCCACCAAAGTGTGAAATTTGTTGCATGTAGCAGTGACTGTTGTCTCTTTCTGTTTGCTATGATTTGCACTTCCCTTCTCAGCATTGAAGTTTCTGTTGTCTTTGATGGGATTCCAATTTCCCGAATTTCCTAACACTCTTCCACCTGCCAACACTCTAGCAGAATAATTGTATAAATTATTGTATCCTCTATAATTGTATTTTCCATAATTCCCCTTCATATCCTTGTTGGTTTCCATCCTCTTGCTTTTGTTTGCCTTTGTCATTAGTCTgctttttattatgttgttcctCTGCTTGTAATCTCTTGGCCTTTTTTGCTTCAATTTCTTTATCCTCTTGGAGATCTTTATTGCTTTCCTTACTATTGTGCACTTCATCAGAGCTTTTATGAGGTTTTGTCTTGCCATTCTCCTTTGGCATTTCCTCCCTTTCATTGTCATACTGAACACGCTCTGGATTTATAATTCTACAATCATATTCATCATGTCCCTGTAATTTACATTCCTTGCAATACTTAGGGaggtaatcataatgaatctgaACATTAACAATCCTTATTGCTCctgttttttcattttcaatatccATCCTCACCGTTTTGGGTAAATCCGCTACCAGATCTACTAAAACCttgaccctagcacaactaggtctagtcTTGTTAATCGTAGCCATATCCAATTGTATAGGAATACCCACTGCAGATGCAATTGAAAAAAGAGTTTCCTTCACAAAGTATGTAGGCAATAACTTTGGGAAGGAAATCCATGCCATTGTCTTTGATGTTTCTTCATCAACCTTGAAATTCGAATCATAGATCAGTGTTCTCATTTGGTACGAGTATCCCTCTCTATCTTGAATGTAGTATACAGGCTTTGATGTGAAATTCACAAAGTCTTCAAAAAGACTTAATTTGATAAGCACATGGCGGTTTCTTAGAAAACCTGTTCTACACTCACCTTTTATTCCACATTGTGTAGGGATTATGAGACGAAGTTGTTCAATATCTGGTTGGCCATATGAGAACTTTCCTACCACAGCATACTGAAGATTTTCAATGATATTCATCTGATCAACTTCTACTTCAGTGTATTTAATGTATGGCACCCCATGTAAGTAAGTTACTGGTTTCATTGGAATTTGGGGCAGTGATTGGATCTGACTATGTAATGTATCATTCAAGGTTTTTGGTTTGAACAGATCTGAATATTGTAATGGATTAGGATTGGTTTTTGGAATAGTCGTAGTTAGTAAGGGTTGGCCAGCCTCCATTGTGGACTGGCCACCGGCCATCACTTATTCCACAATTGAAGACGGAAAAGTGATGCAAAGTACCAATctttaagggtaaaattgattcagATCTTGAGTaaatctaaaaataaaaattgattgcACAAGAGAAGTAGCTAAAGAATTGTACCACTAAACAGAGAAAGAGTCAGATCTGATAAATTTGCAAATAATCTAAAAGAAAGAAGGTAGGTGTACCTTCAGATCTGCTTTTTCGGACAGTTTGAATTTTTAGTAATCCATTTTGCTTTGAATTTTCAACTTCATGAACAGACTTCTTTTCCAAGACCTTAAGGATCTGAATTCGCCCCTTGTGATTTACGTTATCTTTAAAACTCTAGCGCCAAATGACAAGGCCTTAATCTTGATTGTTTGAGGATAAATACGATCTAAGTAGCTCTGTTCATCTGTAATTTTTGCGCTATTTTATATAAATAGAGGTTGTTTCCCCTTCTCCTTTATGAATTATTTCTTACATAGGATCGAATCGACTTATAATAGTTAATTAATTCCAACCGAAGAATAAATCATTCCATGTCTCCACGATGATAAAACGAATAATAAGAGAAATTATAGGTTCGTTCTATACTTCACGGGGACTCTATAATCTGTTTATTTAATTTGGCTTCAGCTTACACATCACCTCCTTTTTTTC
Coding sequences within it:
- the LOC132601612 gene encoding uncharacterized protein LOC132601612 — translated: MRDTEQLLSCRFTHLGDGQELVLTVVYASTDRSGRIALWEDLYDMSSHITIPWLVGGDFNVITDDIEKFGGLPVQFAETEDFRQCIDICQLMDLGFTGSMFTWWNGRSDEACIFKRLDRCLGNQALQNCFPNLEVEHLIKQGSDHSPLLVGRALSKWSRDTYGDIFKQIATLEEVVHVHEQEFEQNPTGLNRERLQKVQADLIRFYAIEETFWRQKAGMQWFQDGDRNTKFFHAHVNGKGRKLQLQRIQDHTGTWLDTEEEIAQEAIRFFSDQFKEENIPTDFSMLDKIPKMVTEEQNQQLYEMPDEAEVKRAVFGLNGDSAGGPDGFTGRFFQACWEIIANDLVTMQSGFVKGRSIVENILLAQEIVHDIRIRGKPANVVIKLDMEKAYDRIPKKDFPFTYLGVPIYYGRRRNIHYKEIIEKIQNRLSSWTGKLLSIGGRTTLIKHVLQSMPIHLLSACDPPSAILAQIHRLFAKFFWSNSVGNSNFECDPTIILVKETAEVGQWDEQLLRRILPEDLADHIVQHINPPNENGQADKAFWKLDSRGKFTVGSAFFFLFQSTFSALFGCVLC